The Osmerus eperlanus chromosome 7, fOsmEpe2.1, whole genome shotgun sequence genome includes a region encoding these proteins:
- the brd9 gene encoding bromodomain-containing protein 9 isoform X1, whose amino-acid sequence MGKKHKKHKPEWRTVDDYEDKPLEKPLKLVLKVGGSEVTELSGSGHDSSFYDDRSDHERERHKDKKKKKKKKSEKDKDKHVDDEERRRRKEEKRKKREREQNELDAAATAAVSTAPASGTGVAVEPFMLPIVPKSISISIGMELEEKKRKRERFEMDPEMDEFHPSIKVEVEQQGDRPVRSCRTQQESECTPRQQLLEHFLRQLQRKDPHGFFSFPVTDAIAPGYSMIIKHPMDFSTMKDKITTNEYKTITEFKADFKLMCDNAMIYNRPETVYYKAAKKLLHTGFKMMSKERLLALKRSMSFMQDMDFSQQAAILGDEDITTEIPVPEVVPLPLESAKKSKKQPVKDMKEVISYLFEPEGNACSLTDSTAEEHVLALVEHAADEARDRINRYMPSSKMGYLRKETDGSLVYNVVNQLDPDVEEEETHPVDLSSLSNKLLPGLTTLGFKDDRRHKVTFLSSAYNTQSLQNNSIYPDLLSDEMDLLYSAYGDDTGVQCALSIQEFVKGCGSSTKRLVDGLLDKMTAGDHSKAVFQIRQKRNMALKPDETKNSICDMQVADGTGLGESGSVLDFMSMKGYSDMSLDISMLNTLGKVVKKEPEQEEGQQHFDEAAKLLQEFQDAQVDRVGSRPSSNLSSLSNTSERDQHHLGSPSHLGVGDQSEMVHDPYEFLQSPEPGSTANS is encoded by the exons ATGGGGAagaaacacaaaaaacacaagcCGGAATGGAGAACAGTTGACG ACTACGAAGACAAACCTCTGGAGAAACCTCTGAAGCTTGTACTGAAAGTTGGTGGAAGTGAAGTCACAGAACTGTCAGGCTCCGGCCATGACTCCAGTTTCTACGATGACAGGTCAGACCACGAGCGAGAACGCCACAAAgacaaaaagaagaagaagaagaaaaagtctGAAAAGGACAAAGACAAGCATGTGGATGATGAGGAGAGAAGACGCCGGAAG gaggagaagaggaagaagcgagagagggagcagaatgAATTAGACGCAGCTGCCACCGCTGCTgtctccactgcccctgcctCTGGCACTGGTGTGGCGGTCGAGCCCTTCATGCTGCCAATTGTGCCAAAGAGCATCAGTATCAGTATTGGTATGGAG CTGGAggaaaagaagaggaagagagagaggtttgagaTGGACCCTGAGATGGATGAGTTTCACCCCAGCAtaaaggtggaggtggagcagcAAGGAGACAGACCTGTGCGGTCGTGCAGAACACAGCAGG AGAGCGAGTGCACTCCTCGTCAGCAGTTGCTCGAACACTTCCTACGACAGCTTCAGAG GAAAGACCCCCACGGGTTCTTCTCCTTCCCCGTGACAGATGCCATTGCTCCTGGGTACTCCATGATCATCAAACACCCCATGGACTTCAGCACCATGAAGGACAAGATCACAACCAACGAGTACAAAACCATCACAGAATTTAAG GCTGATTTCAAACTGATGTGTGATAACGCCATGATCTATAACCGCCCGGAGACTGTGTACTACAAAGCTGCCAAGAAACTTCTCCACACGGGCTTCAAGATGATGAGCAAA GAGCGGCTCTTAGCTCTGAAGCGCAGCATGTCTTTCATGCAGGACATGGATTTCTCTCAGCAGGCAGCCATTTTGGGGGACGAGGACATAACAACAGAGATACCGGTCCCTGAGGTCGTTCCTCTTCCTTTGGAGTCGGCCAAGAAGTCCAAAAAGCAGCCTGTCAAAGACATGAAGGAAGTGATCAG CTACCTGTTTGAGCCGGAGGGGAACGCCTGTAGCCTGACGGACAGCACGGCCGAGGAGCATGTCCTGGCCTTGGTGGAGCACGCCGCGGACGAGGCCCGGGACCGCATCAACCGCTACATGCCCAGCTCCAAG ATGGGCTACCTGAGGAAAGAGACTGATGGCTCTCTGGTCTACAATGTTGTCAATCAGCTGGACCCAGATGTGGAAG aGGAGGAGACCCATCCTGTTGATTTGAGTTCCCTCTCAAATAAACTCTTACCTGGATTAACAACGTTAGGGTTCAAAGACGACAGGAGACACAAAG TGACGTTTCTTAGCAGTGCCTACAACACCCAGAGCCTCCAAAACAACTCCATCTACCCAGATCTGCTTTCCGATGAGATGGACCTGCTGTACTCTGCCTATGGAGATGACACAGGGGTGCAGTGTGCTCTCAG CATACAGGAGTTtgtgaaagggtgtggaagCTCCACAAAGAGGTTGGTGGATGGGCTGCTGGATAAGATGACTGCTGGGGACCACTCTAAAGCGGTCTTCCAGATACGACAG AAACGAAACATGGCGCTGAAACCAGATGAGACCAAGAACAGCATCTGTGACATGcag GTTGCAGACGGAAcaggtctgggagagagtggctCAGTGCTGGACTTCATGTCCATGAAGGGCTACTCCGACATGTCTCTGGATATTTCCATGCTCAACACGTTAG GTAAAGTGGTTAAGAAGGAGCCGGAGCAGGAGGAAGGCCAACAGCACTTTGACGAGGCAGCCAAGCTGCTGCAGGAGTTTCAGGATGCCCAGGTGGACCGAGTCGGGTCCAGACCCTCCTCCAACCTGTCCTCCCTTTCCAACACCTCTGAGAGGGACCAGCACCACCTGG GGAGTCCATCCCATTTGGGTGTGGGTGACCAGTCAGAGATGGTTCATGACCCCTATGAGTTCCTGCAGTCTCCAGAACCAGGCTCTACAGCCAACAGCTGA
- the zdhhc11 gene encoding palmitoyltransferase ZDHHC11, translating to MNCCRRRLRRTAPAGSRSRNELVPASVPKVNGWSCPPHIFQLIGWMVYIYMVIVGFGIYIPLLPSLWKLAAYSVIAIAFTVHLIAHLAAVSIDPAHTNVRTKIDYTKSLPFFDRKKQPHVIHNLHCYLCDVQVGPEVKHCGVCHKCVENFDHHCKWLNTCVGGRNYWYFFVTLLSATLGVSLLLMVILFIFIQHYMDPASLRTAPQFDTLVNNGTWLVFLPLVAMETSSVAILVVAFVTILILLICLLLLGHLLGFHFYILANNMSTYDYIMKQRQKEASKRDTEAGISKHSNNNGKGDQNPETSVDCQASLSRSVGTCKYEEKREIASRLSESICTELKNVQKLSNKENSIFYGTELPMNDPPVLIVMGDVSSFKLAGGQGGQCVEQP from the exons ATGAACTGCTGTAGACGAAGGCTGAGACGCACAGCTCCTGCAGGCAGCAGGAGCAGGAATGAACTGGTGCCCGCCAGCGTCCCCAAGGTCAATGGCTGGTCATGCCCCCCACACATTTTCCAGCTGATTGGCTGGATGGTATACATCTACATGGTCATCGTGGGCTTCGGTATCTACATACCCCTCCTGCCATCTCTGTGGAAGCTGGCTGCGTACTCT GTGATTGCGATAGCTTTCACTGTTCACCTGATTGCTCACCTTGCTGCTGTGAGCATAGACCCAGCGCACACCAATGTGCGGACCAAAATAGACTACACCAAATCATTGCCTTTCTTTGACAGGAAAAAACAACCTCATGTTATCCATAACCTACACTGCTACCTGTGTGATGTCCAGGT GGGCCCTGAAGTAAAACACTGTGGCGTTTGTCATAAGTGTGTTGAGAACTTTGACCACCACTGCAAATGGCTGAACACCTGTGTGGGTGGAAGAAACTACTG GTACTTCTTTGTGACTTTGCTATCTGCCACACTGGGTGTGTCTCTGCTTCTTATGGTCATCTTGTTCATATTCATCCAGCACTACATGGACCCTGCCAGCCTCCGGACGGCACCACAGTTCGACA CTTTAGTGAATAACGGAACATGGCTAGTGTTCTTGCCGCTGGTCGCAATGGAGACAAGCTCCGTTGCTATCCTGGTTGTGGCCTTTGTCACCATCCTGATCCTTCTCATCTGTCTGCTGCTTCTTGGCCACCTGCTGGGGTTCCACTTCTACATCT TGGCCAACAATATGAGCACGTATGACTACATAATGAAACAGCGCCAGAAGGAAGCCAGCAAGCGTGACACTGAGGCAGGGATCTCCAAGCATTCTAATAACAATGGCAAGGGGGACCAG aaTCCAGAGACTTCTGTTGACTGTCAAGCATCTTTGTCACGCAGCGTGGG TACCTGCAAGTAtgaggaaaaaagagaaattgCAAGTCGACTCTCTGAGTCCATCTGCACTGAG TTGAAGAATGTTCAGAAATTGTCGAATAAGGAGAACAGTATCTTCTATGGGACAGAACTACCCATGAACGACCCACCAG TTTTAATAGTGATGGGTGACGTCTCAAGTTTTAAGCTGGCGGGTGGCCAAGGGGGCCAGTGTGTGGAGCAGCCTTGA
- the brd9 gene encoding bromodomain-containing protein 9 isoform X3, which produces MGKKHKKHKPEWRTVDDYEDKPLEKPLKLVLKVGGSEVTELSGSGHDSSFYDDRSDHERERHKDKKKKKKKKSEKDKDKHVDDEERRRRKEEKRKKREREQNELDAAATAAVSTAPASGTGVAVEPFMLPIVPKSISISIGMELEEKKRKRERFEMDPEMDEFHPSIKVEVEQQGDRPVRSCRTQQESECTPRQQLLEHFLRQLQRKDPHGFFSFPVTDAIAPGYSMIIKHPMDFSTMKDKITTNEYKTITEFKADFKLMCDNAMIYNRPETVYYKAAKKLLHTGFKMMSKAAILGDEDITTEIPVPEVVPLPLESAKKSKKQPVKDMKEVISYLFEPEGNACSLTDSTAEEHVLALVEHAADEARDRINRYMPSSKMGYLRKETDGSLVYNVVNQLDPDVEEEETHPVDLSSLSNKLLPGLTTLGFKDDRRHKVTFLSSAYNTQSLQNNSIYPDLLSDEMDLLYSAYGDDTGVQCALSIQEFVKGCGSSTKRLVDGLLDKMTAGDHSKAVFQIRQKRNMALKPDETKNSICDMQVADGTGLGESGSVLDFMSMKGYSDMSLDISMLNTLGKVVKKEPEQEEGQQHFDEAAKLLQEFQDAQVDRVGSRPSSNLSSLSNTSERDQHHLGSPSHLGVGDQSEMVHDPYEFLQSPEPGSTANS; this is translated from the exons ATGGGGAagaaacacaaaaaacacaagcCGGAATGGAGAACAGTTGACG ACTACGAAGACAAACCTCTGGAGAAACCTCTGAAGCTTGTACTGAAAGTTGGTGGAAGTGAAGTCACAGAACTGTCAGGCTCCGGCCATGACTCCAGTTTCTACGATGACAGGTCAGACCACGAGCGAGAACGCCACAAAgacaaaaagaagaagaagaagaaaaagtctGAAAAGGACAAAGACAAGCATGTGGATGATGAGGAGAGAAGACGCCGGAAG gaggagaagaggaagaagcgagagagggagcagaatgAATTAGACGCAGCTGCCACCGCTGCTgtctccactgcccctgcctCTGGCACTGGTGTGGCGGTCGAGCCCTTCATGCTGCCAATTGTGCCAAAGAGCATCAGTATCAGTATTGGTATGGAG CTGGAggaaaagaagaggaagagagagaggtttgagaTGGACCCTGAGATGGATGAGTTTCACCCCAGCAtaaaggtggaggtggagcagcAAGGAGACAGACCTGTGCGGTCGTGCAGAACACAGCAGG AGAGCGAGTGCACTCCTCGTCAGCAGTTGCTCGAACACTTCCTACGACAGCTTCAGAG GAAAGACCCCCACGGGTTCTTCTCCTTCCCCGTGACAGATGCCATTGCTCCTGGGTACTCCATGATCATCAAACACCCCATGGACTTCAGCACCATGAAGGACAAGATCACAACCAACGAGTACAAAACCATCACAGAATTTAAG GCTGATTTCAAACTGATGTGTGATAACGCCATGATCTATAACCGCCCGGAGACTGTGTACTACAAAGCTGCCAAGAAACTTCTCCACACGGGCTTCAAGATGATGAGCAAA GCAGCCATTTTGGGGGACGAGGACATAACAACAGAGATACCGGTCCCTGAGGTCGTTCCTCTTCCTTTGGAGTCGGCCAAGAAGTCCAAAAAGCAGCCTGTCAAAGACATGAAGGAAGTGATCAG CTACCTGTTTGAGCCGGAGGGGAACGCCTGTAGCCTGACGGACAGCACGGCCGAGGAGCATGTCCTGGCCTTGGTGGAGCACGCCGCGGACGAGGCCCGGGACCGCATCAACCGCTACATGCCCAGCTCCAAG ATGGGCTACCTGAGGAAAGAGACTGATGGCTCTCTGGTCTACAATGTTGTCAATCAGCTGGACCCAGATGTGGAAG aGGAGGAGACCCATCCTGTTGATTTGAGTTCCCTCTCAAATAAACTCTTACCTGGATTAACAACGTTAGGGTTCAAAGACGACAGGAGACACAAAG TGACGTTTCTTAGCAGTGCCTACAACACCCAGAGCCTCCAAAACAACTCCATCTACCCAGATCTGCTTTCCGATGAGATGGACCTGCTGTACTCTGCCTATGGAGATGACACAGGGGTGCAGTGTGCTCTCAG CATACAGGAGTTtgtgaaagggtgtggaagCTCCACAAAGAGGTTGGTGGATGGGCTGCTGGATAAGATGACTGCTGGGGACCACTCTAAAGCGGTCTTCCAGATACGACAG AAACGAAACATGGCGCTGAAACCAGATGAGACCAAGAACAGCATCTGTGACATGcag GTTGCAGACGGAAcaggtctgggagagagtggctCAGTGCTGGACTTCATGTCCATGAAGGGCTACTCCGACATGTCTCTGGATATTTCCATGCTCAACACGTTAG GTAAAGTGGTTAAGAAGGAGCCGGAGCAGGAGGAAGGCCAACAGCACTTTGACGAGGCAGCCAAGCTGCTGCAGGAGTTTCAGGATGCCCAGGTGGACCGAGTCGGGTCCAGACCCTCCTCCAACCTGTCCTCCCTTTCCAACACCTCTGAGAGGGACCAGCACCACCTGG GGAGTCCATCCCATTTGGGTGTGGGTGACCAGTCAGAGATGGTTCATGACCCCTATGAGTTCCTGCAGTCTCCAGAACCAGGCTCTACAGCCAACAGCTGA
- the LOC134024239 gene encoding tubulin polymerization-promoting protein isoform X1: MGATGSTKRQRKSRIPSSVEGETNSYTGMAANPKENMPEFKVQTAKHPNMSSAPLRPPSEQSRDRAAKRLSSESNGTSEGGAGASTPVELTALEESFRRFAIHGDTRATGKEMHGKNWSKLCKDCGVIDGKNVTLTDVDIVFSKVKKKSCRTITFDEFKAALGELARKKYKEKTGEEAEGEVFKVIEGKSPKIAGVTRAVASPTVSRLTDPTKFTGSHKERFDETGRGKGKAGRVEVVDTSGYVSGYKHAGSYEKKITKPPLGKPM; encoded by the exons ATGGGAGCAACTGGAAG CACAAAGAGACAACGTAAATCACGTATTCCAAGCAGTGTAGAGGGGGAAACCAACTCCTACACAGGCATGGCAGCCAACCCAAA AGAAAACATGCCAGAGTTTAAAGTCCAGACGGCCAAGCATCCCAACATGAGCTCAGCTCCCCTCAGGCCGCCCAGTGAACAGTCCAGGGACCGGGCAGCCAAAAGGCTGTCCTCGGAGTCCAACGGCACCAGCGAGGGTGGGGCGGGTGCGTCCACGCCCGTGGAGCTGACGGCGCTTGAGGAGTCGTTTAGACGCTTCGCCATCCACGGTGACACGCGCGCCACAGGGAAGGAGATGCACGGCAAGAACTGGTCCAAGCTGTGCAAGGACTGCGGAGTCATCGACGGCAAGAACGTCACCCTCACAGACGTGGACATCGTTTTCAGCAAAGTCAA GAAGAAATCCTGCCGTACCATCACATTTGACGAGTTCAAGGCAGCACTTGGTGAGCTGGCCAGGAAGAAGTACAAAGAGAAAacaggggaggaggcagagggagaggtctTCAAGGTGATTGAGGGTAAATCACCGAAAATTGCAGGAGTGACG AGAGCTGTGGCCTCCCCGACAGTGTCTCGTCTCACAGACCCCACCAAATTCACAGGGTCGCACAAGGAGCGCTTTGACGAGACCGGCCGAGGGAAGGGTAAGGCCGGGCGTGTGGAAGTGGTGGACACATCCGGATATGTCTCGGGATACAAACACGCAGGGTCATATGAGAAGAAAATCACCAAACCCCCCCTAGGTAAACCCATGTGA
- the brd9 gene encoding bromodomain-containing protein 9 isoform X2, with protein sequence MGKKHKKHKPEWRTVDDYEDKPLEKPLKLVLKVGGSEVTELSGSGHDSSFYDDRSDHERERHKDKKKKKKKKSEKDKDKHVDDEERRRRKEEKRKKREREQNELDAAATAAVSTAPASGTGVAVEPFMLPIVPKSISISIGMELEEKKRKRERFEMDPEMDEFHPSIKVEVEQQGDRPVRSCRTQQESECTPRQQLLEHFLRQLQRKDPHGFFSFPVTDAIAPGYSMIIKHPMDFSTMKDKITTNEYKTITEFKADFKLMCDNAMIYNRPETVYYKAAKKLLHTGFKMMSKQAAILGDEDITTEIPVPEVVPLPLESAKKSKKQPVKDMKEVISYLFEPEGNACSLTDSTAEEHVLALVEHAADEARDRINRYMPSSKMGYLRKETDGSLVYNVVNQLDPDVEEEETHPVDLSSLSNKLLPGLTTLGFKDDRRHKVTFLSSAYNTQSLQNNSIYPDLLSDEMDLLYSAYGDDTGVQCALSIQEFVKGCGSSTKRLVDGLLDKMTAGDHSKAVFQIRQKRNMALKPDETKNSICDMQVADGTGLGESGSVLDFMSMKGYSDMSLDISMLNTLGKVVKKEPEQEEGQQHFDEAAKLLQEFQDAQVDRVGSRPSSNLSSLSNTSERDQHHLGSPSHLGVGDQSEMVHDPYEFLQSPEPGSTANS encoded by the exons ATGGGGAagaaacacaaaaaacacaagcCGGAATGGAGAACAGTTGACG ACTACGAAGACAAACCTCTGGAGAAACCTCTGAAGCTTGTACTGAAAGTTGGTGGAAGTGAAGTCACAGAACTGTCAGGCTCCGGCCATGACTCCAGTTTCTACGATGACAGGTCAGACCACGAGCGAGAACGCCACAAAgacaaaaagaagaagaagaagaaaaagtctGAAAAGGACAAAGACAAGCATGTGGATGATGAGGAGAGAAGACGCCGGAAG gaggagaagaggaagaagcgagagagggagcagaatgAATTAGACGCAGCTGCCACCGCTGCTgtctccactgcccctgcctCTGGCACTGGTGTGGCGGTCGAGCCCTTCATGCTGCCAATTGTGCCAAAGAGCATCAGTATCAGTATTGGTATGGAG CTGGAggaaaagaagaggaagagagagaggtttgagaTGGACCCTGAGATGGATGAGTTTCACCCCAGCAtaaaggtggaggtggagcagcAAGGAGACAGACCTGTGCGGTCGTGCAGAACACAGCAGG AGAGCGAGTGCACTCCTCGTCAGCAGTTGCTCGAACACTTCCTACGACAGCTTCAGAG GAAAGACCCCCACGGGTTCTTCTCCTTCCCCGTGACAGATGCCATTGCTCCTGGGTACTCCATGATCATCAAACACCCCATGGACTTCAGCACCATGAAGGACAAGATCACAACCAACGAGTACAAAACCATCACAGAATTTAAG GCTGATTTCAAACTGATGTGTGATAACGCCATGATCTATAACCGCCCGGAGACTGTGTACTACAAAGCTGCCAAGAAACTTCTCCACACGGGCTTCAAGATGATGAGCAAA CAGGCAGCCATTTTGGGGGACGAGGACATAACAACAGAGATACCGGTCCCTGAGGTCGTTCCTCTTCCTTTGGAGTCGGCCAAGAAGTCCAAAAAGCAGCCTGTCAAAGACATGAAGGAAGTGATCAG CTACCTGTTTGAGCCGGAGGGGAACGCCTGTAGCCTGACGGACAGCACGGCCGAGGAGCATGTCCTGGCCTTGGTGGAGCACGCCGCGGACGAGGCCCGGGACCGCATCAACCGCTACATGCCCAGCTCCAAG ATGGGCTACCTGAGGAAAGAGACTGATGGCTCTCTGGTCTACAATGTTGTCAATCAGCTGGACCCAGATGTGGAAG aGGAGGAGACCCATCCTGTTGATTTGAGTTCCCTCTCAAATAAACTCTTACCTGGATTAACAACGTTAGGGTTCAAAGACGACAGGAGACACAAAG TGACGTTTCTTAGCAGTGCCTACAACACCCAGAGCCTCCAAAACAACTCCATCTACCCAGATCTGCTTTCCGATGAGATGGACCTGCTGTACTCTGCCTATGGAGATGACACAGGGGTGCAGTGTGCTCTCAG CATACAGGAGTTtgtgaaagggtgtggaagCTCCACAAAGAGGTTGGTGGATGGGCTGCTGGATAAGATGACTGCTGGGGACCACTCTAAAGCGGTCTTCCAGATACGACAG AAACGAAACATGGCGCTGAAACCAGATGAGACCAAGAACAGCATCTGTGACATGcag GTTGCAGACGGAAcaggtctgggagagagtggctCAGTGCTGGACTTCATGTCCATGAAGGGCTACTCCGACATGTCTCTGGATATTTCCATGCTCAACACGTTAG GTAAAGTGGTTAAGAAGGAGCCGGAGCAGGAGGAAGGCCAACAGCACTTTGACGAGGCAGCCAAGCTGCTGCAGGAGTTTCAGGATGCCCAGGTGGACCGAGTCGGGTCCAGACCCTCCTCCAACCTGTCCTCCCTTTCCAACACCTCTGAGAGGGACCAGCACCACCTGG GGAGTCCATCCCATTTGGGTGTGGGTGACCAGTCAGAGATGGTTCATGACCCCTATGAGTTCCTGCAGTCTCCAGAACCAGGCTCTACAGCCAACAGCTGA
- the LOC134024239 gene encoding tubulin polymerization-promoting protein isoform X2 — protein sequence MAANPKENMPEFKVQTAKHPNMSSAPLRPPSEQSRDRAAKRLSSESNGTSEGGAGASTPVELTALEESFRRFAIHGDTRATGKEMHGKNWSKLCKDCGVIDGKNVTLTDVDIVFSKVKKKSCRTITFDEFKAALGELARKKYKEKTGEEAEGEVFKVIEGKSPKIAGVTRAVASPTVSRLTDPTKFTGSHKERFDETGRGKGKAGRVEVVDTSGYVSGYKHAGSYEKKITKPPLGKPM from the exons ATGGCAGCCAACCCAAA AGAAAACATGCCAGAGTTTAAAGTCCAGACGGCCAAGCATCCCAACATGAGCTCAGCTCCCCTCAGGCCGCCCAGTGAACAGTCCAGGGACCGGGCAGCCAAAAGGCTGTCCTCGGAGTCCAACGGCACCAGCGAGGGTGGGGCGGGTGCGTCCACGCCCGTGGAGCTGACGGCGCTTGAGGAGTCGTTTAGACGCTTCGCCATCCACGGTGACACGCGCGCCACAGGGAAGGAGATGCACGGCAAGAACTGGTCCAAGCTGTGCAAGGACTGCGGAGTCATCGACGGCAAGAACGTCACCCTCACAGACGTGGACATCGTTTTCAGCAAAGTCAA GAAGAAATCCTGCCGTACCATCACATTTGACGAGTTCAAGGCAGCACTTGGTGAGCTGGCCAGGAAGAAGTACAAAGAGAAAacaggggaggaggcagagggagaggtctTCAAGGTGATTGAGGGTAAATCACCGAAAATTGCAGGAGTGACG AGAGCTGTGGCCTCCCCGACAGTGTCTCGTCTCACAGACCCCACCAAATTCACAGGGTCGCACAAGGAGCGCTTTGACGAGACCGGCCGAGGGAAGGGTAAGGCCGGGCGTGTGGAAGTGGTGGACACATCCGGATATGTCTCGGGATACAAACACGCAGGGTCATATGAGAAGAAAATCACCAAACCCCCCCTAGGTAAACCCATGTGA